From the genome of Mesorhizobium japonicum MAFF 303099, one region includes:
- a CDS encoding MarR family winged helix-turn-helix transcriptional regulator, with translation MSGMTQPRKSRPAIELADYQRLSEFRYLIRRFLEFSQLQAEDAGLTPRQHQALLAIKGYPGGGPVTVGDLAERLRIRHHSAVELVNRLGDAGLVVRDQDKDDHRRVLLRLTERADDCLAELSAAHLDELSRIEPMLRRLLDHGRE, from the coding sequence ATGTCTGGAATGACGCAGCCCAGGAAATCTCGCCCCGCCATCGAACTGGCCGACTATCAGCGGCTGTCCGAGTTCCGCTATCTGATCAGGCGGTTCCTCGAATTCAGTCAGTTGCAGGCGGAAGACGCCGGCCTGACACCGCGCCAGCATCAGGCCTTGCTGGCGATCAAGGGCTATCCGGGCGGCGGACCGGTGACGGTCGGCGATCTGGCGGAGCGCCTGCGCATCCGCCATCACAGCGCCGTCGAACTGGTCAATCGCCTGGGCGACGCCGGATTGGTCGTGCGCGACCAGGACAAGGACGACCATCGCCGGGTGCTGCTGCGGCTGACCGAGCGCGCCGATGATTGCCTGGCCGAGCTGTCGGCGGCGCATCTCGACGAGCTTTCGCGCATCGAACCCATGCTGAGGCGCTTGCTCGATCATGGCCGGGAGTGA
- a CDS encoding sigma-70 family RNA polymerase sigma factor, whose protein sequence is MNIPISGGQHGLFERLFAELRPKLHRYCARMTGSVFDGEDVLQETLAKAIEALPGAGPIANPEGWLFRIAHNAALDFLRRRAREQAYSDEDLDMIVDPANPTIDRQAASAGLHTFMRLPVTQRSSVIMMDVLGYSLQEISAMLDTSIPAVKAALHRGRDRLRQIANEPHDRPLPRLGAAERQLLNAYIDRFNARDFDAVRDMLAEEVRLELVAKTRLNGREEVGTYFGNYSRAQDWHLVPGFVENRPAILVHDLNDPATRPAYFIVLAWHDGRLAAIGDFRHARYVADSADMHAL, encoded by the coding sequence ATGAACATTCCTATTTCTGGCGGGCAGCATGGGCTCTTCGAGCGCCTGTTTGCGGAATTGCGCCCCAAGCTGCACCGCTACTGTGCCCGCATGACCGGCTCGGTCTTCGATGGCGAGGATGTGTTGCAGGAGACGCTGGCCAAGGCGATCGAGGCCTTGCCCGGTGCCGGCCCGATCGCCAATCCTGAAGGCTGGTTGTTTCGCATCGCACACAATGCGGCGCTCGATTTCCTGCGCCGCCGCGCCCGCGAACAGGCCTATTCCGACGAGGATCTGGACATGATCGTCGACCCGGCGAATCCCACCATCGATCGCCAGGCCGCTTCTGCGGGGCTCCATACCTTCATGCGCCTTCCCGTCACGCAGCGAAGCAGCGTCATCATGATGGACGTTCTGGGCTACTCCTTGCAGGAGATCAGCGCCATGCTCGATACCAGCATTCCCGCGGTCAAGGCCGCGCTGCATCGCGGCCGCGACCGGCTGCGCCAGATTGCCAACGAACCCCACGACCGCCCTCTTCCAAGACTGGGCGCCGCGGAACGTCAGTTGCTCAACGCCTATATCGATCGCTTTAATGCCCGTGATTTCGACGCGGTGCGCGACATGCTGGCTGAAGAGGTGCGGCTGGAACTGGTGGCCAAGACACGGCTGAACGGCCGCGAGGAAGTCGGCACCTATTTCGGCAACTATTCCCGGGCGCAGGATTGGCATCTCGTGCCCGGCTTCGTTGAAAACAGGCCGGCGATCCTCGTGCACGATCTCAACGACCCGGCGACGCGACCCGCTTATTTCATCGTGCTGGCCTGGCACGACGGCAGGCTTGCCGCCATCGGCGATTTCCGCCACGCCCGCTACGTCGCTGACAGCGCCGATATGCACGCTCTTTGA
- a CDS encoding AsmA family protein, producing MLARLFVIFGGLFVLVLCAALVVPYFVDWTGYRAEFEREASAILGRKVTVQGDATARLLPFPSVTFSNVAVAGGPNGQPAMTVETFSMDAELAPFLRGEVLIFDMRLVHPKATIDIANDGTVDWAMRPSSPFDLNQISIEKLTVTEGQIELRHAAGGRSHIFSEINSTISAKSLAGPWRLDGTLRLDGLRTTVAASTGKAEGNGQMRLRLKADPDAYPLVIETDGNAGIVKGAAVYSGQFKISGADKNSAQLRGTDGETVKVSAGKPDPGFRLNGKFSLDHQKLGVDEFRFETGPLDNPYTADGKASVDLGQKPNFAIEANGAQVQFDEAVGAEAGAGLTLDQRIAGLEQALLALPKPTIPGTVEVKLPAVVAGDTTVRDVHLSAEPAEGGWAVKSLAATLPGRTTLEADGMLSVEGHFGFSGSLLLAVAQPSGFAAWLSKDVDEAIRRLPAAGFKAKVDLTEKRQAFSDLELILGKAKFSGRIDSSQPDEARPAVLMRLEGGELDVDGLAAFASIFVSDKGANRFADRDLDFQIKAGPVSAGGLTADTVDTALRLRDGLLEVDRLSVGGLAGASISATGRIKDFPASPTGKLDASVVAVDLKPLIDVAAQHYPDNAVLKGLASRAAAYPDLFQDARVDLVASAADNGDGTTGLAVSGQGKAGGSAFSASLSGKGAPDKLLEAPVTLTFNAKNPDATALLALYGLPALPLGMLGEATTDIQAKGTLGGGLATTFSLAGNDFKASFEGTVADTPQGPTAKGKINLDAADIEPWLMTSGIGLPGMGAGMSTSLSAQSDYGNGLLVLNNVSGAINEAAVSGDVNIDVKDGVPHLAGALALDELDLDPMAVALFGDSAFLADKNAADKSASDKSGAWPAAPFSQKSSLPFTADLDLTTAALAAGPLATAYDAAFSLKLDQEGIRVSDLKAKLLGGALTGLFELKNNEGTGLFSGQMKLAGADLANVLPDAGIGGVGDFSTTLSTSGKSVDAMIAALSGSGTAALKGLQVAGVNPDAFSALLAKADAIGRDIDAAKTADFAPGIAADGNFPAGNADIAFTIAGGTLRAPPISLENPAATLSADVTADLNTSTVSAKGAITYRPGDEALVGSEPAVNFIAQGPFGALKRQFDSEPLAQFLTQRALEKEQQRVEAMQAALLEKQRLRREVRYYAALQDARDKAAEELRQQEEAARLKAEADAKAKAEAEAQAQAEAEAKAQAEAEAKAKADAEAKAEAEAKAKADAEAKAKADAEAKAKADADAKAAAEQQAADEVAKAQAEQERQKAEEAMRIASQEKARLEAERRAAEQAPRVEPAPLPQANDNPPPPAKPKSNPFTIDNLLKSLQ from the coding sequence ATGCTCGCACGCCTGTTCGTGATCTTCGGTGGCCTGTTCGTGCTGGTGCTGTGCGCGGCGCTGGTGGTCCCGTACTTTGTGGACTGGACCGGCTACCGCGCCGAGTTCGAGCGCGAGGCAAGCGCCATCCTTGGCCGCAAGGTGACCGTGCAGGGCGACGCCACGGCAAGGCTGCTGCCATTTCCCTCGGTGACCTTCTCCAACGTTGCCGTGGCCGGTGGCCCCAATGGCCAGCCGGCCATGACCGTCGAGACGTTTTCGATGGATGCGGAACTGGCGCCCTTCCTGCGCGGAGAGGTGCTGATCTTCGACATGCGGCTGGTGCATCCGAAGGCGACCATCGATATTGCCAATGACGGCACCGTCGACTGGGCTATGCGGCCGTCCTCGCCCTTCGACCTCAACCAGATCTCGATCGAGAAGCTGACGGTGACGGAGGGGCAGATCGAACTGCGCCACGCCGCCGGCGGACGCAGCCATATCTTCTCCGAGATCAATTCGACCATTTCGGCCAAGTCGCTGGCCGGCCCGTGGCGCCTGGATGGCACGTTGCGGCTCGACGGATTGCGCACCACGGTCGCGGCATCGACCGGCAAGGCCGAAGGCAATGGCCAGATGCGGCTGCGGCTGAAGGCCGATCCCGACGCCTATCCGCTGGTCATCGAAACCGACGGCAATGCCGGCATCGTCAAAGGTGCTGCCGTCTATTCCGGCCAGTTCAAGATCTCCGGCGCCGATAAGAATTCAGCTCAATTGCGCGGCACCGATGGCGAGACGGTGAAGGTCAGCGCCGGCAAGCCTGATCCCGGCTTTCGCCTGAACGGCAAGTTCTCGCTCGACCACCAGAAGCTTGGCGTCGACGAATTCCGCTTCGAGACCGGGCCGCTGGACAATCCCTACACCGCCGATGGCAAGGCTTCTGTCGATCTCGGCCAGAAGCCGAACTTCGCCATCGAGGCCAATGGCGCGCAGGTGCAGTTCGACGAGGCGGTGGGCGCAGAGGCCGGCGCCGGCCTGACGCTCGACCAGCGCATTGCCGGGCTGGAGCAGGCGCTGCTGGCACTGCCGAAGCCGACCATCCCCGGCACCGTCGAGGTCAAGCTGCCGGCGGTGGTGGCCGGCGACACCACGGTGCGTGACGTGCATCTGTCCGCCGAGCCGGCCGAGGGCGGCTGGGCGGTGAAATCGCTCGCCGCGACCTTGCCCGGACGCACCACGCTGGAAGCTGACGGCATGCTCAGCGTCGAGGGTCACTTCGGCTTCAGCGGCTCGCTGCTGCTGGCCGTGGCGCAGCCTTCCGGTTTTGCTGCCTGGCTGTCGAAAGATGTCGACGAGGCGATCCGCCGTCTGCCCGCCGCCGGCTTCAAGGCCAAGGTCGATCTGACGGAAAAGCGTCAGGCCTTCAGCGATCTCGAGCTGATCCTGGGCAAGGCGAAATTCTCCGGCCGCATCGATTCCAGCCAGCCTGACGAAGCCCGACCAGCGGTGCTGATGCGGCTCGAAGGCGGTGAACTCGACGTCGACGGGCTGGCGGCCTTCGCCTCGATTTTCGTCAGCGACAAGGGCGCCAACCGCTTTGCCGACCGCGATCTCGATTTCCAGATCAAGGCCGGGCCGGTCAGCGCCGGCGGGCTGACCGCCGACACCGTCGATACCGCGCTCAGGCTGCGCGACGGCTTGCTTGAAGTCGACCGGCTGTCGGTCGGCGGATTGGCCGGCGCCTCGATCAGTGCCACGGGCCGGATCAAGGATTTTCCGGCGAGCCCGACCGGCAAGCTCGACGCATCGGTTGTCGCTGTGGACCTCAAGCCGCTGATCGACGTCGCCGCGCAGCATTATCCGGACAATGCGGTGCTGAAGGGGCTGGCGAGCCGTGCTGCCGCCTATCCGGACCTGTTCCAGGACGCACGCGTCGACCTCGTGGCAAGTGCCGCCGACAATGGCGATGGCACGACGGGCCTGGCGGTGAGCGGGCAGGGCAAGGCCGGCGGCTCGGCCTTTTCGGCTTCGCTGTCGGGCAAGGGCGCGCCGGACAAGCTTCTCGAGGCGCCGGTGACACTGACCTTCAACGCCAAAAACCCCGACGCGACCGCGCTGCTGGCGCTTTACGGCCTGCCTGCGCTGCCGCTCGGCATGCTGGGCGAGGCAACCACCGACATTCAGGCCAAAGGCACATTGGGCGGCGGGTTGGCGACGACTTTCAGCCTTGCCGGCAATGACTTCAAGGCCAGTTTCGAGGGAACCGTCGCGGACACCCCGCAAGGCCCCACCGCCAAGGGCAAGATCAACCTCGATGCCGCCGACATCGAACCGTGGCTGATGACATCAGGCATTGGCCTGCCGGGCATGGGGGCAGGCATGTCGACATCGCTCTCGGCGCAGAGCGACTACGGCAACGGGCTGCTGGTGCTGAACAATGTCAGCGGCGCGATCAACGAGGCGGCGGTGTCCGGCGACGTCAACATCGACGTCAAGGACGGCGTGCCACATCTGGCCGGCGCGCTGGCACTCGACGAGCTCGACCTCGATCCGATGGCCGTGGCGCTGTTCGGCGATTCCGCTTTCCTTGCCGACAAAAATGCAGCCGACAAGAGCGCGAGCGACAAGAGCGGCGCCTGGCCGGCAGCCCCCTTCAGCCAGAAGTCCAGCCTGCCGTTCACCGCCGATCTCGACCTGACGACGGCGGCCCTGGCAGCGGGACCGCTCGCCACCGCCTATGACGCCGCTTTTTCGCTGAAGCTCGACCAGGAAGGCATCCGCGTTTCGGACCTGAAGGCAAAACTCCTTGGCGGGGCGTTGACCGGCCTGTTCGAGCTGAAGAACAATGAGGGCACTGGGCTTTTCAGCGGCCAGATGAAGCTTGCGGGCGCCGATCTGGCGAACGTGCTGCCGGATGCCGGCATTGGCGGCGTCGGCGATTTCTCGACGACGCTGTCGACCAGCGGCAAGTCGGTCGATGCGATGATCGCCGCCCTCTCGGGTTCCGGCACTGCGGCGCTCAAGGGTTTGCAGGTCGCGGGCGTCAATCCCGACGCGTTCAGCGCTTTGCTGGCCAAGGCCGATGCGATCGGGCGCGACATCGACGCGGCCAAGACCGCCGATTTCGCGCCCGGGATCGCCGCCGATGGCAATTTCCCCGCCGGCAATGCCGACATCGCCTTCACGATTGCGGGCGGTACGCTGAGGGCGCCGCCGATCAGTCTCGAAAACCCGGCGGCGACTTTGTCCGCCGATGTCACTGCCGATCTCAACACCAGCACGGTTTCCGCCAAGGGCGCCATCACCTACCGGCCCGGCGACGAGGCACTGGTCGGCTCCGAGCCGGCCGTCAATTTCATCGCCCAGGGGCCGTTCGGCGCCCTCAAGCGGCAGTTCGACAGCGAGCCTTTGGCGCAGTTCCTGACCCAGCGCGCGCTGGAGAAGGAACAGCAGCGCGTCGAGGCGATGCAGGCGGCGTTGCTCGAAAAGCAGCGGCTGCGGCGCGAGGTGCGCTACTACGCGGCCCTGCAGGACGCGCGCGACAAGGCCGCCGAGGAACTGCGCCAGCAGGAAGAGGCGGCGCGGTTGAAAGCCGAGGCGGACGCCAAGGCGAAAGCGGAGGCTGAGGCCCAGGCGCAGGCCGAAGCGGAGGCCAAAGCCCAGGCTGAGGCAGAAGCAAAGGCGAAAGCCGATGCGGAGGCGAAGGCTGAAGCGGAGGCCAAGGCGAAGGCCGACGCTGAAGCGAAAGCCAAGGCTGATGCCGAAGCCAAGGCGAAAGCCGATGCCGATGCCAAGGCCGCGGCCGAGCAGCAGGCCGCCGACGAAGTGGCCAAGGCGCAGGCCGAGCAGGAACGCCAGAAGGCGGAAGAGGCGATGCGCATCGCTTCACAGGAAAAGGCCAGGCTCGAAGCCGAGCGCAGGGCCGCTGAACAGGCGCCCAGGGTCGAGCCTGCGCCGTTGCCGCAAGCCAATGACAACCCGCCGCCGCCAGCCAAGCCGAAGTCCAATCCGTTCACGATCGACAATTTGTTGAAGTCGTTGCAGTAG
- a CDS encoding Dyp-type peroxidase yields MSGKNWDRVPIDAQSVDAPLSQSAIFLVVTVAGEQPALAKVCSVLGELDDLVKTVGFRDLGGRLSCIAGIGRDLWDRLSPGRRPLELKPFAPIKGAVHSAPSTPGDLLFHIRAERSDMCFEFERILLDRFGPDVNVVDEVTGFRYFDARDLLGFIDGTANPTGLDLPASALVGDEDGDFAGGSYVVVQKYLHDMQAWARIPTPEQEAIIGRTKIDNIEIDDDDAPRKSHKSLATIEDADGNEYDILRDNMPFGRPGQNEFGTYFIGYSRYLWVTEKMLQRMYVGDPPGAYDRLLDVSTPQTGTTFFAPTRPMLQALVEGVQQQLPAAR; encoded by the coding sequence ATGTCAGGCAAGAACTGGGACCGCGTGCCGATCGACGCGCAGAGCGTCGATGCGCCGCTTTCGCAATCGGCGATTTTTCTTGTCGTCACCGTCGCCGGCGAACAACCGGCCCTTGCCAAGGTTTGTTCCGTGCTCGGCGAGCTTGATGATCTGGTCAAGACTGTCGGCTTTCGCGACCTTGGCGGCCGCCTGTCGTGCATTGCCGGCATCGGCCGCGACCTCTGGGATCGCCTCAGCCCCGGCCGGCGGCCGCTGGAACTGAAACCGTTCGCGCCGATCAAAGGCGCGGTCCATTCGGCGCCATCGACGCCGGGCGACCTTCTCTTCCACATCCGGGCCGAACGATCAGACATGTGCTTCGAGTTCGAGCGTATCCTGCTCGACCGGTTTGGCCCTGATGTGAACGTCGTCGACGAAGTGACGGGCTTTCGCTATTTCGACGCCCGCGACCTGCTCGGCTTCATCGACGGCACCGCTAACCCGACCGGCCTCGACCTGCCGGCCTCGGCGCTGGTCGGCGACGAGGATGGCGACTTTGCCGGCGGCTCCTATGTCGTCGTCCAGAAATATCTGCACGACATGCAGGCCTGGGCGCGCATTCCAACGCCCGAGCAGGAGGCTATCATCGGCCGCACCAAGATCGACAACATCGAAATCGATGATGACGACGCGCCGCGCAAATCGCACAAGTCGCTGGCCACCATCGAGGATGCCGACGGCAACGAATACGACATATTGCGCGACAACATGCCGTTCGGCAGGCCCGGGCAGAATGAGTTCGGCACCTACTTCATCGGCTATTCCAGGTATCTCTGGGTCACCGAAAAGATGCTGCAGCGCATGTATGTCGGCGATCCGCCGGGCGCCTACGACCGCCTGCTCGATGTCTCGACACCGCAGACCGGCACGACATTCTTCGCGCCAACCCGCCCAATGCTGCAGGCCCTTGTCGAGGGCGTGCAGCAGCAGCTTCCCGCAGCACGGTAA
- a CDS encoding Imm26 family immunity protein has protein sequence MAKRLPYREGSVFRIPLPDGGFASGVVARMAPRGRILLGYFFGPKMFSADIAASDLLPSEAVLVGRFGDLHLIDGKWEIFGEMGGWNRADWPIPEFIHHDALHILPDTIVRYSDDDIVLGTRERRPVIPTGLAEDGLMGAEFVEISLSELLADRP, from the coding sequence TTGGCGAAACGGCTGCCATATCGCGAGGGCTCGGTCTTTCGGATTCCCCTGCCCGATGGAGGCTTTGCGAGCGGAGTGGTGGCGAGAATGGCCCCGCGAGGACGAATACTTCTGGGCTACTTTTTCGGGCCGAAAATGTTTTCGGCGGATATAGCCGCGAGCGATCTTCTGCCGAGTGAAGCTGTTCTCGTCGGGCGATTTGGCGATCTACATCTCATAGACGGCAAGTGGGAGATCTTTGGAGAGATGGGCGGCTGGAACCGGGCCGATTGGCCTATCCCAGAATTCATCCATCACGACGCGCTACACATCTTGCCAGACACGATCGTCCGATATTCAGACGACGATATCGTCCTGGGAACCAGAGAACGGAGACCTGTGATCCCAACAGGCCTCGCTGAAGATGGACTGATGGGTGCGGAGTTTGTCGAAATCAGTTTGAGCGAGCTACTGGCGGACAGACCGTAA
- a CDS encoding FAD-binding oxidoreductase, whose protein sequence is MALSDLNPVERNEEGIAAVLGILKQQLGERFQTGQAIRAQHAHTTTYIPTQAPDGVAFPETTAEVQEIVRACAAHRVPVIAFGVGSSLEGHTNAPGGGISVDTSRMNRILAVNPQDLDCTVEPGVTREDLNRHLRDTGLFFPIDPGANASLGGMAATRASGTNAVRYGTMRENVLSLTAVMADGETVTTGKRAKKSSAGYDLTRLLVGSEGTLGIITSLTLKLQGIPQAISGGVCPFPSVEAACNAVIATIQMGIPVARIELVNALQMRAMKNYSKLDYPESPCLFVEFHGSDAGVAEQAETFGMIAEENGGGPFLWTSVAEERTKLWKARHDAYWASLTLRPGAKGLSTDVCVPISRFAECVTETEADIAEMGLIAPIVGHAGDGNFHVLVLMDVNDPKEIALSEKFVARLNLRAIAMDGTCTGEHGIGQGKIGFLRPELGHGVDIMRSIKQALDPQNIMNPGKILPAVGWIGRG, encoded by the coding sequence ATGGCTCTGAGCGACCTCAATCCGGTCGAACGCAATGAGGAAGGCATCGCGGCGGTGCTCGGCATCCTCAAGCAGCAGCTGGGCGAGCGCTTTCAGACCGGCCAGGCGATCCGCGCCCAGCATGCGCACACCACCACCTATATACCGACCCAGGCGCCAGATGGTGTCGCTTTCCCCGAGACGACCGCCGAGGTGCAGGAGATCGTGCGCGCCTGCGCCGCGCATCGCGTGCCGGTGATCGCCTTTGGCGTCGGCTCCTCGCTGGAAGGCCACACCAACGCGCCCGGCGGCGGCATCTCGGTCGATACATCGCGCATGAACCGCATCCTTGCGGTCAATCCGCAGGATCTCGACTGCACGGTCGAACCCGGCGTGACGCGCGAGGACCTGAACCGTCATCTGCGCGACACCGGCCTGTTCTTCCCGATCGATCCTGGCGCCAATGCCTCGCTCGGCGGCATGGCGGCGACGCGGGCGTCCGGCACCAATGCGGTGCGCTACGGCACCATGCGCGAGAACGTGCTGTCGCTGACGGCCGTCATGGCCGACGGCGAGACAGTGACGACCGGCAAGCGGGCGAAAAAGAGCTCGGCCGGCTACGATCTGACGCGGCTGCTGGTCGGCTCGGAAGGCACGCTCGGCATCATCACCTCGCTGACGCTGAAGCTGCAAGGCATTCCGCAGGCGATCTCGGGCGGCGTCTGCCCGTTTCCAAGTGTCGAGGCGGCCTGCAACGCCGTCATCGCGACGATCCAGATGGGCATTCCGGTGGCGCGCATCGAGCTGGTCAACGCGCTGCAGATGCGGGCGATGAAGAATTATTCCAAGCTCGATTATCCCGAGAGCCCGTGCCTGTTCGTCGAGTTCCACGGCAGCGATGCCGGCGTGGCCGAACAGGCCGAGACCTTTGGCATGATTGCCGAGGAAAATGGCGGCGGGCCGTTCCTGTGGACCAGCGTCGCCGAGGAACGCACCAAACTGTGGAAGGCCAGGCACGATGCCTACTGGGCCTCGCTGACGCTGCGGCCGGGCGCCAAGGGCCTGTCGACCGATGTCTGCGTGCCGATCTCGCGCTTTGCCGAATGCGTCACCGAGACCGAGGCCGATATCGCCGAAATGGGCTTGATCGCGCCGATCGTCGGCCATGCCGGCGACGGCAATTTCCACGTGCTGGTGCTGATGGATGTCAACGACCCCAAGGAGATCGCGCTGTCGGAGAAATTCGTCGCGCGGCTCAACCTGCGGGCGATCGCCATGGACGGCACCTGCACCGGCGAGCATGGCATCGGCCAGGGCAAGATCGGCTTCCTGCGGCCCGAACTCGGCCACGGTGTCGATATCATGCGTTCCATCAAGCAGGCGCTCGACCCGCAAAACATCATGAATCCCGGCAAGATATTGCCGGCTGTGGGGTGGATCGGTCGAGGTTAG
- a CDS encoding thioesterase family protein has product MSIPAPFVSKPMDIEKDWIDYNGHLNMAYYNVLFDRCSDEAFEAMGMGLDYVKQRRLTIYTAEVHVCYVQELHLDHKVQVSFQLIDHDEKRLRAYQEIRHIDGWLAATSETLSLHVDMSGPKVAPFPADVMAKVEAMRAAHSVLPMPERAGRSIGIKRK; this is encoded by the coding sequence ATGTCCATCCCCGCCCCCTTCGTCTCCAAGCCCATGGACATCGAGAAGGACTGGATCGACTACAACGGCCATCTCAACATGGCCTATTACAACGTGCTGTTCGACCGCTGCTCGGACGAGGCCTTCGAGGCGATGGGCATGGGGCTGGACTATGTGAAACAGCGCCGTCTCACCATCTACACCGCCGAAGTCCATGTCTGCTACGTCCAGGAACTGCATCTGGACCACAAGGTCCAGGTGTCCTTCCAGCTCATCGACCATGACGAGAAGCGGCTCAGGGCCTACCAGGAAATCCGCCATATCGACGGCTGGCTCGCCGCCACCTCCGAGACGCTGTCGCTGCATGTCGACATGTCGGGGCCGAAGGTCGCGCCCTTCCCCGCCGATGTGATGGCCAAGGTCGAAGCCATGCGCGCCGCCCATTCAGTGCTGCCGATGCCCGAGCGGGCCGGCCGTTCGATCGGTATCAAACGCAAATAG